The genomic DNA AAGCTCATTCAGCGTGGCGCCTGGTCGCAATATCTGGAAGTGGGCATCGGTCCCGATGCCGAGATCTTCACCAAGTGCCAGCCGATGGCCTCCGTCGGCTTCGGCGCCGATGTCGGCTTGCATCCCGTCTCCACCTGGAACAATCCGGAGCCGGAGATCGCCATGATCGCCGACAGCTCGGGTCGCATCGTCGGCGCCACGCTCGGCAACGACGTCAATCTGCGTGACGTCGAGGGGCGCTCGGCGCTGCTGCTCGGCAAGGCCAAGGATAACAATGCCTCCGCCGCGCTCGGACCGTTCATCCGGCTCTTCGACGAGACCTTTTCCATTGCCGACGTGAAGCGCGCCACGGTGCGGCTCAGTGTCGAGGGCGAGGACGGGTTCTCGCTGGAGGGCGCAAGCTCGATGGCGGAAATCAGCCGCTCGCCGGAAGAACTGGTCAAGGCGGCGATGGGGCCGCATCATCAATATCCGGACGGGCTGGCGCTCTATCTCGGCACAATGTTCGTGCCGTCGAAGGACCGCGGCGAGAAGGGCAAGGGTTTTACCCACAAGGTCGGCGACATCGTCACCATCTCGTCGGAAAAGCTCGGCGCGCTGGTCAACCGCGTGCGCCTGTCGCCCGATTGTCCGCACTGGACCTACGGCGCCAGCCATCTCATGCGCGACCTTGCCGGGGCCGGACTCCTCTAGCATCGCACCGGAGCCCGTTAGACCACATACGGTCCGGCAACTGACGGGCCGACGGCACCGCTTGCCCAGGAAAATAGCACCTGAACTGATGCAATCTGATGGGATTGCTGATGGCGCGCTTCGCTGTGCCAACATCCATTGGCGATGAAGGCTTGTCAGCGACCGAAAAAGGGAATGCTCTAATGCATCCGGTCGGCGCTGGCAGGAGATGCGGTCCTTGGGGCCCATCGCGCCTGATGTGGAGGAAAGTTTTCAACATGGGAGGAAATCGAATGCTTTCGAGGCTGAAACTGCTCGTGCTTGGCTTGATCGCGGCACTCGCCATTCCGGCGATGGCCGAGGCCAAGACGTTCTACTGGATTTCGCATGGCGGCCCCGCCGATCCGGTCTGGACCTACTTCCTGGCCGGCGCCAAGCAATGGGCGAAAGACACCGGCAACACCGTGAACACCTCGTTCCACAATGGCGACGTCGCCTCGCAGCAGGAAGCTATCCGCGCCGCCATCTCGGCCAAGGCCGATGGCATCGCCACCACCAGCCCCGATCCGGGCAGCCTGATCGAACTGGCCAAGGAGGCGCGCGCGGCCAACATCCCGATCATCAACTTCAACACGCCCGACCCGAAGGCGAACTTCAACGCCTATGTCGGCGGCGACAACACGACGTTCGGCAAGCATTGGGCGCAATATCTGGTCGACAAGGGCCTGGTGAAGAAGGGCGACTTCGTCTGGATGCCCGTCGAAGTTCCCGGCGCCACCTATGGCGTGCAGGAAGAGGAAGGCATCAAGAGCGTGTTCGGGCCGCTCGGCATCACCTATGAGGTGACCGAAGCGACGCTCGACCAAGCCGAAGTGATCAACCGCATGGTCGACTACCTCACCGCCCACAAGGGCAAGGTGAAGGCGATTATCGGCCTCGGCGACCTCGTCACCGGCTCGATCAAACGCGTGTTCGACCAGGTCGGCGTCAAGCCGGGTGAGATTCCGGTCGTCGGCTGGGGCAACTCGCTCGACACCACCCAGGAAGTGCTCAACGGCTATGTCAACGCGGCGCAGTGGCAGGACCCGCAGGCGACCAGCTATGTCGCGCTGTCGCTTGCCGCGATGGCCTCTGCCGGCATTCCTCCGGGCTTCAACGTGATCACCGGCGCGCTCTATGAAAAGGACACCGCCGGCGTCTACGATAAGATCCTGTCCGGCAAGTAATCCGCGACCGATGGCCGTGGCCGCCTCCGCGGCCACGGCCATTCCTTTCGCCGGGCCTGCCGCCGCGCGGGCTTCAGCCAAGTTCATTCACGTCGCGGACTCCATGGAAAACCGTTCCTTCATCCAAAGTTTCATCGCGCGGCCGGAATTCGGCCCGCTGGTGCTGCTGATCGTCGAACTCGTCGTCTTCTGGGGCATCAATCCGGATTTCCTGTCGCCGCAGAACATCTCCAACATCCTCGCCTTCACCGTCGAGCTCGGCCTGATCGCGCTGGCGATGACCCTGCTGATGACATCGGGCGAATTCGACCTCTCGGTCGGCTCATTGTTTGGCTTCTCGC from Mesorhizobium sp. M1E.F.Ca.ET.045.02.1.1 includes the following:
- a CDS encoding fumarylacetoacetate hydrolase family protein, with the translated sequence MTDPTHLPADGLFVGRVRTGEASHPRVVTVRGGEVIDITSNAAPTVRDLCELKDPSDYVRSAKGKTIGSLEEIAANSFEAKRNAKKPILLSPVDLQAVKASGVTFVVSLLERVIEEQARGSAEKADAIRADIAGLIGHDLSKLKPGSPEAMEIKAKLIQRGAWSQYLEVGIGPDAEIFTKCQPMASVGFGADVGLHPVSTWNNPEPEIAMIADSSGRIVGATLGNDVNLRDVEGRSALLLGKAKDNNASAALGPFIRLFDETFSIADVKRATVRLSVEGEDGFSLEGASSMAEISRSPEELVKAAMGPHHQYPDGLALYLGTMFVPSKDRGEKGKGFTHKVGDIVTISSEKLGALVNRVRLSPDCPHWTYGASHLMRDLAGAGLL
- a CDS encoding substrate-binding domain-containing protein; translation: MLSRLKLLVLGLIAALAIPAMAEAKTFYWISHGGPADPVWTYFLAGAKQWAKDTGNTVNTSFHNGDVASQQEAIRAAISAKADGIATTSPDPGSLIELAKEARAANIPIINFNTPDPKANFNAYVGGDNTTFGKHWAQYLVDKGLVKKGDFVWMPVEVPGATYGVQEEEGIKSVFGPLGITYEVTEATLDQAEVINRMVDYLTAHKGKVKAIIGLGDLVTGSIKRVFDQVGVKPGEIPVVGWGNSLDTTQEVLNGYVNAAQWQDPQATSYVALSLAAMASAGIPPGFNVITGALYEKDTAGVYDKILSGK